The Lacipirellula parvula genome window below encodes:
- a CDS encoding DUF982 domain-containing protein — translation MVLFARRLLRREWPPRRDSAQKCAESIVNSAATGHGRAY, via the coding sequence GTGGTGCTCTTTGCTAGGCGATTACTCCGAAGGGAATGGCCACCGCGGCGCGACTCGGCGCAGAAATGCGCCGAAAGTATCGTGAATAGCGCCGCCACGGGGCATGGTCGAGCGTATTAG
- a CDS encoding helix-turn-helix domain-containing protein: MLTVEQAAARLGVHVSTIRKRVRERSLPHQRVGRSIRIKAADLDRPEAPKRAYRCLKLTG; this comes from the coding sequence ATGCTGACGGTCGAGCAAGCCGCCGCACGGCTCGGCGTCCATGTCAGCACGATCCGCAAGCGAGTTCGCGAGCGGAGCCTTCCTCATCAAAGGGTAGGGCGGTCAATCAGGATCAAGGCTGCTGACCTTGATCGGCCGGAGGCTCCGAAGCGGGCTTATCGGTGTCTGAAGCTGACGGGGTAG
- a CDS encoding tyrosine-type recombinase/integrase, producing the protein MKRQPREPKPFYKASHKAWYVQKDGKQHRLGPVMDDEAKRLYHQILAASPDEKPADPVVAGDDPIVATLIDDFLFSVQQDVKREKLAPRTYDWYYYHLSKFAAYLGETKLSAFKKTHLKKWLETDYPDAGNNYLNGAVRTVSRLFNWSIENELITANPIAHFKRPSYTPRECYLSEAQWKTVLSVLKADGPFIDLMNFLRLTGCRPHEARIVTDAHFDGDSLVLERVNSKSKRKRRVILLEGKALEIVKRRAGNGFIFTNHDGNQWTSYALNCRFTQLRKKLAKKLDKKDQFPVFAYAFRHSFITDALKRGVNPSTVATLVGSSVEMISRVYSHLYQDNDHLRAEMRRAVG; encoded by the coding sequence ATGAAACGACAACCACGCGAACCCAAACCATTCTACAAGGCCAGTCACAAGGCTTGGTACGTCCAGAAGGACGGCAAGCAACATCGGCTCGGGCCGGTGATGGATGATGAGGCGAAGCGCCTCTACCACCAGATTCTCGCCGCCAGCCCTGACGAGAAACCCGCGGACCCAGTCGTTGCAGGCGACGATCCGATTGTCGCCACTCTGATTGACGACTTCCTGTTCTCAGTTCAGCAAGACGTGAAGCGCGAGAAGCTCGCGCCGCGGACCTACGATTGGTACTACTACCATCTGTCCAAGTTCGCGGCGTACCTTGGCGAGACAAAGCTCAGCGCGTTCAAGAAGACGCACCTGAAGAAGTGGCTGGAAACTGACTACCCAGACGCGGGCAACAACTACCTGAACGGGGCCGTTCGGACCGTCTCACGGTTGTTCAATTGGTCGATTGAGAACGAGCTGATTACTGCGAATCCAATCGCCCACTTCAAGCGACCGTCATACACGCCACGCGAATGCTACCTGAGTGAAGCTCAGTGGAAGACCGTCTTGAGCGTCCTGAAGGCAGACGGCCCCTTCATTGACCTCATGAACTTTTTGAGGCTGACGGGCTGTCGGCCGCACGAGGCGCGGATCGTGACCGACGCCCACTTCGATGGCGACTCGCTCGTCCTGGAGCGGGTGAACAGCAAGAGCAAACGCAAGCGGCGTGTGATTCTGCTGGAAGGCAAGGCGCTAGAGATAGTGAAGCGCCGCGCGGGCAACGGCTTCATCTTCACGAACCACGATGGCAACCAGTGGACTTCCTACGCCCTGAATTGCCGGTTCACTCAGCTTCGAAAGAAGCTCGCCAAGAAGCTAGACAAGAAAGACCAGTTCCCGGTGTTTGCCTACGCTTTTCGCCATTCATTCATCACTGACGCCCTGAAGCGGGGCGTGAACCCGTCCACTGTCGCAACGCTGGTCGGCAGCAGCGTGGAGATGATCTCCCGCGTCTACAGCCACCTGTACCAGGACAACGACCACCTGCGGGCGGAGATGCGCCGGGCGGTCGGCTAG
- a CDS encoding histidine triad nucleotide-binding protein, with amino-acid sequence MSTIFKRIIDREIPADVVYEDDQCLAFRDVSPQAPVHVLVIPKKEIASVDAIGDEDAALLGHIWLVIGKLARELGVADGGYRVVTNCGKLGGQSVDHLHFHLLGGRQLDWPPG; translated from the coding sequence ATGAGTACGATCTTCAAGCGGATCATCGATCGCGAGATTCCCGCCGACGTCGTCTACGAAGACGACCAATGCCTCGCCTTTCGCGACGTCTCGCCCCAGGCGCCGGTGCATGTGCTGGTGATTCCCAAGAAGGAGATCGCGTCGGTCGATGCGATCGGCGATGAAGACGCCGCGCTGTTGGGACATATTTGGTTGGTGATCGGCAAGTTGGCCCGCGAGCTTGGCGTTGCCGACGGTGGGTACCGCGTGGTGACCAACTGCGGCAAACTCGGCGGGCAGTCGGTCGACCATCTTCATTTCCACCTGCTCGGCGGCCGGCAGCTTGATTGGCCCCCGGGGTAA
- a CDS encoding Trm112 family protein encodes MIADHLIEILRCPQDRSRLHLADADLVMRLNRAVAAGQLKNTAGEAFEKPLDGGLIREAGDLLYPIIDEIPVMLPDEAVDLRAFA; translated from the coding sequence ATGATCGCCGACCACCTGATTGAAATTCTTCGCTGCCCCCAAGACCGCTCACGACTGCATCTGGCCGACGCCGATTTGGTGATGCGGCTGAACCGCGCGGTGGCGGCCGGCCAGTTGAAGAACACGGCGGGCGAAGCGTTCGAGAAGCCGCTCGACGGCGGGCTGATTCGCGAGGCGGGGGACTTGCTCTACCCGATCATCGACGAGATCCCGGTGATGCTGCCCGACGAGGCGGTGGATTTGCGGGCGTTTGCTTAA
- a CDS encoding alpha/beta hydrolase, whose translation MTSPLAHAAARTAVALLATLAPFIHSRAAEPKVPAVDIRYEYGPDSVRKEGVPQGTITEHEWSDSKIFPGTLRRYWIYVPAQYDPAKPAALMVFQDGHAYIRERGEFRTPIVLDNLIHEGSMPVTIGVFVDPGTTQPELPPKPGWEPKPENRAIEYDTMNSDYADFLLTEILPEVKKEYNITDDPEGHAIGGISSGGIAAFTAAWERPDAFRKVLSHVGSFTNIRGGDRYPGMIRKGHGKRPLRIFLQDSSHDLDNEHGSWWLGNLQMDAALKFAEYDYKFVAGEGAHNGNHGGAIMPDSLRWLWRDYKLPE comes from the coding sequence ATGACCTCTCCCCTCGCGCACGCCGCCGCACGCACCGCCGTCGCGCTGCTGGCCACCCTCGCGCCGTTCATTCACTCGCGCGCCGCCGAACCGAAAGTCCCCGCCGTGGATATCCGCTACGAATACGGTCCCGACTCCGTCCGCAAAGAGGGCGTTCCCCAAGGGACGATCACCGAGCACGAATGGAGCGATAGCAAGATCTTCCCCGGCACCCTCCGCCGTTACTGGATCTACGTCCCTGCGCAATACGACCCCGCCAAACCGGCGGCCTTGATGGTGTTCCAAGACGGCCACGCCTACATCCGCGAGCGGGGCGAATTCCGCACGCCAATCGTTCTGGACAACCTCATCCACGAAGGATCGATGCCGGTCACGATCGGCGTCTTCGTCGATCCCGGCACGACGCAGCCGGAACTTCCCCCGAAGCCAGGATGGGAACCAAAACCCGAAAACCGCGCCATCGAATACGACACGATGAACTCCGACTACGCCGACTTCCTCCTCACCGAGATCCTGCCGGAGGTGAAGAAAGAGTACAACATCACCGACGATCCCGAAGGGCACGCGATCGGCGGCATCAGCAGCGGCGGCATCGCGGCGTTCACCGCCGCGTGGGAACGCCCCGACGCCTTCCGCAAAGTCCTGAGCCACGTCGGCAGCTTCACGAACATCCGCGGCGGCGATCGCTACCCCGGCATGATCCGCAAAGGCCACGGCAAGCGCCCGCTTCGCATCTTCCTGCAAGACAGCAGCCACGACCTCGACAACGAGCATGGCAGCTGGTGGCTCGGCAACCTGCAGATGGACGCCGCGCTGAAGTTCGCGGAGTACGACTACAAGTTCGTCGCCGGCGAAGGCGCGCACAACGGTAACCATGGGGGCGCGATCATGCCTGATTCGCTCCGCTGGCTATGGCGCGACTACAAGCTGCCGGAGTAG
- a CDS encoding type II secretion system protein, translated as MSAHSSLVGRGRSGHAFTLVELLVVIVIIATLIGLLLPAVQSARSAARRSSLKGGMSEDYYAEAAAAESLVESPTVAEALPQARLASFVADVTLTPKLSVGTSTPESIYEAKFVGTIEAARPTDREGACEIVLPLPPQIISLADLSIKIGEQANEKVTLQEGKLVWRGELPAEPTQLDVTYTAVGKGLYELSSAPGGLLDKYEVALTAKGSDVRLLELSLQPTSLERSGGSSMYRWDYARLLFGRPVRIDVLGIAPIDRLGELTWLGPVSVVAFGLLVGLVVQSSPVPRFDRWILLLTIGTFAGAYPLMYFAQEYVTLQQAIFASGVAALVIIGVRTVTLMGFWRAMVGIVAPGAAIMAVALAAAIWPQMQGILLTALALGFFVVAMSLMPKVAAAGGSIWGLSPVPAMRGAGGGGAVE; from the coding sequence ATGTCTGCTCACTCGTCGCTTGTTGGTCGCGGTCGGTCAGGTCATGCGTTCACGCTGGTCGAGTTGCTGGTGGTGATCGTGATCATCGCGACTCTCATCGGGTTGTTGCTGCCAGCCGTGCAGTCGGCGCGAAGTGCGGCCAGGCGCTCGTCGCTCAAAGGGGGCATGTCGGAGGACTATTACGCAGAGGCGGCTGCCGCCGAATCGTTAGTCGAATCGCCGACCGTTGCGGAAGCCTTGCCGCAGGCGCGGCTAGCGTCGTTCGTCGCCGATGTGACGCTAACGCCGAAGTTGAGCGTGGGGACGTCCACGCCTGAATCAATCTACGAGGCAAAATTTGTCGGCACGATCGAGGCGGCGCGCCCGACGGATCGCGAGGGAGCCTGTGAAATCGTGTTGCCGCTGCCGCCGCAGATCATTTCGCTTGCCGATTTGTCGATCAAGATTGGCGAACAAGCGAATGAGAAGGTCACGTTACAGGAGGGCAAGCTCGTCTGGCGCGGCGAGTTGCCGGCGGAACCGACGCAACTTGACGTGACTTACACGGCCGTCGGCAAAGGGTTGTATGAGTTGTCGTCGGCGCCCGGCGGTTTGCTCGACAAGTACGAAGTCGCCCTGACTGCGAAGGGCTCGGACGTGCGGCTGTTGGAACTCTCGTTGCAGCCGACGAGCCTCGAGCGTTCTGGCGGCAGCAGTATGTATCGTTGGGACTACGCACGCCTGTTGTTCGGTCGGCCGGTGCGCATCGACGTGCTGGGAATCGCGCCGATCGATCGCTTGGGCGAACTGACGTGGCTTGGTCCGGTGAGCGTCGTGGCGTTTGGGCTGCTCGTTGGGCTCGTCGTGCAATCGTCGCCGGTGCCGCGGTTTGATCGTTGGATATTGCTGCTGACGATCGGCACGTTCGCCGGAGCGTATCCGCTGATGTACTTCGCTCAGGAGTATGTCACGCTGCAGCAGGCGATCTTCGCTTCCGGCGTGGCGGCGTTGGTGATTATCGGCGTGCGTACGGTGACGCTGATGGGATTCTGGCGGGCGATGGTCGGCATCGTGGCGCCAGGGGCGGCGATCATGGCGGTGGCGCTTGCCGCGGCGATTTGGCCGCAGATGCAAGGAATCTTGCTGACGGCGCTGGCGCTTGGGTTCTTCGTCGTGGCGATGAGCCTGATGCCAAAGGTGGCGGCGGCGGGCGGGAGCATTTGGGGGCTCTCGCCAGTGCCTGCCATGCGCGGAGCAGGCGGAGGCGGCGCGGTGGAGTGA
- a CDS encoding RNA polymerase sigma factor → MLALRCRRRDLAAWDELVASWNDRLHYFLHRLIDHEHDVANVLQEVWLNAFRNIGGLQQGARLAPWLYTIARRSAMNHYRGAYARRAIDADAPAPNANLEPIEPTDDAFHLENAELVHFGLGRLEVPQRELLTLYFLDDLSIAEIATVLEIPPGTVKSRLSAARRELRRILDEEASRHE, encoded by the coding sequence TTGCTCGCTCTGCGCTGCCGGCGTCGCGACTTGGCCGCGTGGGACGAGCTCGTCGCCAGCTGGAACGATCGGCTTCACTATTTCCTCCACCGACTAATCGACCACGAACACGACGTCGCCAACGTCCTGCAGGAGGTCTGGCTAAACGCCTTCCGCAACATCGGCGGCCTGCAGCAAGGCGCCCGGCTCGCCCCCTGGCTCTACACGATCGCCCGCCGCTCGGCGATGAATCACTACCGCGGCGCCTACGCCCGGCGAGCAATCGACGCCGATGCTCCTGCCCCTAACGCAAACCTCGAACCAATCGAACCAACCGACGACGCATTTCATTTAGAGAATGCCGAACTCGTCCACTTCGGCCTCGGTCGACTGGAAGTCCCGCAGCGAGAGTTGCTCACCCTCTACTTTCTCGATGATCTCTCCATCGCCGAGATCGCGACCGTCCTCGAAATTCCTCCAGGAACCGTGAAATCACGACTCTCCGCCGCTCGCCGCGAGCTACGCCGCATTCTCGACGAGGAGGCGTCACGCCATGAATAG
- a CDS encoding MBOAT family protein codes for MWGLALAIYGGAKWLTWRRTLTPRVSAARSLGYLVAWPGLDAVAFLKPHGAESCEQVAAPSRGEWLFAAFKLALGATIFLGLARLTPVDELPYLTGWVGMIGLVLMLHFGLFHILSCAWRRAGVAAKPLMDWPIAATSVSDFWGRRWNRAFRDLAHRFLFRPLTLRLGAAWAMLAGFAFSGVVHDVVISWPARGGYGGPTLFFLIQAAGMLVERSRAGRRWGLGRGWRGWLFAATLLLVTAPLLFHPPFVLRVILPFMHAVGAL; via the coding sequence ATGTGGGGGCTCGCGCTAGCGATTTATGGCGGTGCGAAATGGCTCACGTGGCGGCGGACGTTGACGCCGCGGGTAAGCGCGGCACGTTCGCTTGGCTATTTGGTCGCTTGGCCGGGGCTAGATGCGGTTGCTTTTCTTAAGCCGCACGGCGCCGAGAGTTGCGAGCAAGTTGCGGCGCCGTCGCGCGGCGAATGGTTGTTCGCAGCATTCAAGCTCGCGCTCGGCGCGACGATCTTCTTAGGTCTGGCTCGGCTGACGCCGGTCGATGAACTACCGTACCTCACGGGATGGGTCGGCATGATCGGTCTCGTGCTGATGCTGCACTTCGGGCTGTTTCACATCCTCTCGTGCGCGTGGCGGCGAGCGGGCGTCGCGGCGAAGCCGCTAATGGATTGGCCGATCGCGGCGACCAGCGTGAGCGATTTTTGGGGGCGGCGTTGGAACCGCGCGTTTCGCGATCTGGCCCATCGGTTTCTGTTTCGACCGCTGACGTTGCGACTCGGTGCCGCTTGGGCAATGCTCGCTGGATTCGCATTCAGCGGCGTGGTGCACGACGTCGTGATCTCGTGGCCGGCGCGCGGAGGCTACGGCGGGCCGACGTTGTTCTTTCTCATTCAAGCGGCGGGGATGCTTGTTGAGCGCAGTCGCGCGGGGCGGCGATGGGGGCTGGGCCGCGGATGGCGCGGCTGGTTGTTTGCGGCGACGTTGCTGCTCGTGACGGCGCCCCTGCTCTTTCATCCGCCGTTCGTGTTGCGCGTGATCTTGCCCTTCATGCATGCCGTAGGAGCACTCTAA